TCCGTAACCTGCAGCGTGATGAGATAGGTGAGGTTGCTGAGAGTTTTGAAAAAGAAAAACAGGTTGGTTCTTCTACGATGCCACATAAACGTAACCCGATAACATGTGAGCAGATATGTGGATTAGCACGTGTTGTGAGAGGTTTCATAACACCAACGTTTGAGAACTCTATACAATGGCATGAACGAGATTTATGCAACTCCGCTGGTGAACGTTTTATTTTACCGCATTCATTGATACTAACTGACTGGATTGTTTATCAAACAAATGTTGTTTTCAAAAACCTAAAGGTTTTCCCGGATAGGATGCTAAAAAATATTGAGACATCAAAGGGTTTACCGATGGCTGAGTCGCTGATGACAAAACTTATAGAAAAAGGTCTGGGTCGTGGTGAGGCGCATGAGCTTATGCGTAAAATTTCTTTGAAAGCAGTTGAAAAAAACAAATCACTAAAAGAGGTTTTTTCTGAGGAAAACAAGAAGCTGAAAATAATGACGCAGGCAGAGATAAACAAGGCTCTTGACCCGAAAAACTATCTTGGTGCTACACCAGAGATAATCGAGCGGGCTATAAAAAAACTTGAGAGAAGATGATCCATGAACAAATTAGAAAAAATAACAGCTAACACGGAAGAGGTTGTTACATTTGAGGAACTAAAATATGTTTTAGATAAATCAAAACCAAAGGCGTACATAGGTTTTGAGCCGTCTGGTACTGTGCATCTTGGTTGGAAGATTTGTACAAATAAAATAAAGGATTTTATTGAATGTGGTTTTGATTTCACCATTTTACTAGCTGATTGGCATGCTTACATAAACGATAAACTTGGTGGCGACCTTGAGAAAATAAAAATCTGTGGAAAATATATGGAGGACTGTTTCGTTGCTATGGGTGTCCCAGAAGATAAAGTGAAGTTTGTTTATGCTAGTGATTATGTTAACGACCCGAGTTATTGGGAGCTTGTTTTGAGAACAGCGAAAGCAACATCAGTGGCTCGTGTTAAACGAGCGATGGATATCATGGGACGTGAGGAGGAAGATGCTGATAAAGACCTATCAAAATTGTTTTATCCTGCTATGCAAGTATCAGACATTTTCTACTTAGGGTTGGATGTTGCTTATGGTGGTATGGATCAGAGGCATGCGCATATGCTGGCTCGTGATGTTTCAAAAAAACTTGGTAAAAAACCACCTGTTGCAATACATACACCTTTGTTGACTGGTTTGCAGGCTGGTGGTCGTATGAATCCAATTGAGGCGAAGATGAGCAAGAGTAAACCTGACTCGATGATATCTATTCATGATACGCCTGATGCTGTGAATAAGAAGATTAGTAAAGCATTTTGCCCGGAGAAACAAATCGATGGGAACCCGGTTTTGGAGATATGTAAATATGTTATTTTCCCTGAGCTTATAGACAAAAAGTTTTTGATTGAGAGACCAGGAAAGTTTGGTGGAAACCTAGAGTTTAAAAGCTATAAAGAACTAGAAAGAGCATTCGTAAATGGTCTTCACCCACTGGATTTAAAAAACTCTACTGCGAAATATATCAACATGATACTTAAACCAGTTCATGAATATTTTGAGAAACATTCAAGTAACTATGATAAAATGAGGGAAATAAGTAACAAAGAATAAAAAAAAATTATTTTTTTAACTTGTTTTCTCTTCGTTTTTCTTCACGTACAGCTGCATCAATACCAGCTATGATCTCTCTGGATTGTCTTCTTATTTCAGCGACCTGTTTTGGTATAAAGTTAAATTTTTTTATCATAAACTCGGAGGTAAAAATCAGCGAATGTAGAAAAATCGCTGGGTCCATTTTTTCGTCCTGAGAAAACTTCAACAGCTTGTTAACACTCTTTAGTAAATCATCTGTTGTGTATTTACTAACTTCTTTGTTAGCCATATATAACCACTTCAGCCCGAGAAAGTAGATGTATGATAAATCGTTTTCGCAATTTTTTTTTTCCCTAAAAACTAGATTTTTTTCTCTTTTTTTAGGAAATTATCGATATCGCTGTGTATATCAGATAGAGACCTTGTTTCTCTTTGAAGCATTGAGTTTCTGAACATCTCACTGTTTGTAGAAATTTTGTATATATGCCCATGCAATCTACTCATCTCACTCTCAATTTGTTCTTGTAGTCTAGCGTTTTCTTGACGCAACTGGTTTATTTCTTCTTTTAAATGATTTATATAATCACGGACTATGGGGTTAACATTCTCTAAACCAATATTAACCTCGTCTTGTTTGATTTGATTAACCGGTTTGTCTGGTGAAGTAAAATAATGCCACAAAGCATCTCTCAGTAGTTCACTATGGGTTATCCCTTCTCTAGTTAACTGGCTAACTATGCGTTCCTCTTTATCATTAAGTTTTAACCCTATAGTTTTTCCCACATACATCCACTCCTAGTTATTACCCAGAATGGTTTTTTGCTTTATATAAATTGTTGATGTTGAACAGAGAAAGGCTTAAAACTGAAAAAAACTAGAGGTTATAAAATGTTTTTTTACATTCTATACATCCTAAAAACCCAGCCTTTTTTTGGTTTCTCAGTTTTTTTTCTTTTAGATATTTTTATTGTATTATGATCAGGTGTGTCTTCTTTTTTTGTTCCAGACAAATCCATTGTCTGTAAAACAGGTTTACGATATTCCTCGAGATAAAACATGAGGCGATCGAATTTATCATCAAGTCTTTTTATTGAATCCTTGGTTTGATTGAAGTATTCATTTTGAAGAGTTTTATATGATTCTTTTAAATCTTTGATTTCGTTATAGTATTTGTTTTTCCATTCGTTTGCCTCGTTTTCAAGTTGCTGTATGCGTGAGTTGAGTTGATCAATATAGAGGTTTACATACCCGGGGTGGTTTACAATTTGGTTTACATGGTTTACAGCCTCATCATTTTCCTCCTGTTGAAAGTGGTTTACAGGCTGGTTTACAGAATCGAAATAACGCAACAATGCTTCTCTAAAAATCTTGCTCTGAGAAATACCATTACGTACAAGTTGTTTTACTATATTCTCCTCATCAGGAGTAAGCCTCAAAGATATAGTTTTTCTCATCAATACATCCCAAAATATTTCAATAAGAGAAATCAATCAAACAGTACTTATATTTTTTTAAGAATAAATATTATCCGATTAAGAGTTTCTCATAATAGGATGATCTACCAGTGTTAAGTATCTCACGTATAATACCATCTGTTACTTTACCAACGCCATTTATGCTCTGTAAATCATTTTTCATAGAAGACAAAGGTTGTTTTAGCTTGGAGATGGAATATGCGGCAAAACCATAGGAAGACTTTTTACCCTGCAGTTTCAAAAGATAATCAATGTGTTCTAGAATAACAATTACTAGATCGTTTTCGCTCAGAATATCACTATAGAGATAAGGTGGGATGCGTCTTGGAATCTTGTATTCCTTTGTTATAGCATAGAATATCTGGTTTATACTATCATAGTATTCACCAACAGCATTACCCCATTTATCATCCTTGTAAATATTATGGTAATCAACAACAAGCTCTGGGTAACTACGTTGTAAGGTTCTGAAAAAATAATCTTTTTGTTTACCATCCTTAAGTGTCATGCCACCGAATATTATGAAATCAACACCAACATCACTCGCTTTTCTAACAGTCTCATGCATAACATCAGGTTTATCTGTTATAAATGGTATAACAGGGAGTAAAAACATACCAATAGCTATACCGTTTTCTTTGAAAAAACGCATAACCTCTAATCTTTCACTAGGTGGTGGTACACCAGGTTCAAAGACCTTGCTGATTTTATCATCAGCTGAAGAAAAACTAAAGCTAACTATGACACGTTTTTTATCATTAATTTTTTTAAGCAAATCAAAATCTCTTTTCACCAAAGTTGATTTTGTTAAAACATGAACAGGATAATCATACACTGTTAAAAGCTCTAGGGCTTTTCTAGTCAACCTGTATTTATTTTCAGCTGGCTGGTAACTATCACCTACGCCGCCACCAACCAAAATATATCCCTTCTTAGAAGAACCATGTTTTCTTTTGAAGTTCAGCTCTCTGCGTAAAACATCAACAGCATTGATTTTTACAGCAACATCCTCACCAAACTCGCCATCAACACGATATTTCTCAGAACGCCCATCGCAATAAACACAGTTATGGGAACAACCACGATAAAGATTCATACCATAGTATGATAGAAACCATGATTCGATCTTGTTTTGTGTACGAAGTATAGATTTTGCTTTAACCTCTTTTATGCCCATAATAAATTCTTCTTATTAGTTGGATAAGCAATATATATCAATTTGTTCGTCATTAAACCAGCGGCTTAGAACAACTTCTGATTTTAATTTAGATCTAGCTAGATAATCATCGAGTTTTTTTCTATCAGCCAATGAACTGAAAACAAAATATGCTCGACCTTTTTCACGTAAATATTTGGCTACTTCTCTTATGAATTTCCTAGTTAAAAAAAGGCCGTCTCTACCACTATCTGTTGCAACATCAAACCAGCCTGTGCCACCTGTTCTTTCCTCTGATTTTGTTGGTAGGTATGGTGGGTTGAAGATTATTACATCAAATTTTTCATTTGGTTTAACAACTGAAAAAAGATCACCCCGTCTAACATCAATTTTACCATTCAACAGTGTTTTATTTTTTAGGTAGTTATGTTTAGTTATTTCCACCGCATGTGGGTTCACATCTGTGCATACAACGTTTGTTCCACGGCGTGAGCATTCAAGTGCAATAATCCCGCAGCCAGTTCCAATTTCTAAAACAGAATCATGTTTTTTTATTTTAATCGCCTCAAGTAACTGGAATGTGTCTTCAGCTGGTTCGTAAACCTCTGGATGAAGACCTATAAGAAGACCATTGTATAGAAATGTTTTATATGGTTTTTTTGTTTTCAAACTATGTTTCACCAAAATTTTTTTTGTTTTTATTATCCAATTATCTGTATTTTTAGTTTTGTTATGCTATAAATGGCAAATTATTAGAACTTGTTGTATGATTGCGACTACAGGTTTTGGAGGCGTAGTATGAAGTTTTGTCCGAGGTGCGGTTCAACAAATGTTGATTGGGTTCTGCCATACGATCGTCAGAAATGGCAATGCAAAGATTGTGGTTACATTGGTGCTTTTATTGTTGAGGACGGTAAATTAGCAGATGAAATACGTAAGAAATACCTAAAAGAAAAATAGGAAATAGTTAAAATTAATAACCAATCTTAAAGAAAAATAAAATTGTTTATTATAAGTTATAAGGGGAAAGACCATGGTTGCTATAGAAGTGAAGGATTTAGTAAAAAAATACGGTACAATAA
The DNA window shown above is from Candidatus Thermoplasmatota archaeon and carries:
- a CDS encoding tyrosine--tRNA ligase, with product MNKLEKITANTEEVVTFEELKYVLDKSKPKAYIGFEPSGTVHLGWKICTNKIKDFIECGFDFTILLADWHAYINDKLGGDLEKIKICGKYMEDCFVAMGVPEDKVKFVYASDYVNDPSYWELVLRTAKATSVARVKRAMDIMGREEEDADKDLSKLFYPAMQVSDIFYLGLDVAYGGMDQRHAHMLARDVSKKLGKKPPVAIHTPLLTGLQAGGRMNPIEAKMSKSKPDSMISIHDTPDAVNKKISKAFCPEKQIDGNPVLEICKYVIFPELIDKKFLIERPGKFGGNLEFKSYKELERAFVNGLHPLDLKNSTAKYINMILKPVHEYFEKHSSNYDKMREISNKE
- a CDS encoding radical SAM protein, which translates into the protein MGIKEVKAKSILRTQNKIESWFLSYYGMNLYRGCSHNCVYCDGRSEKYRVDGEFGEDVAVKINAVDVLRRELNFKRKHGSSKKGYILVGGGVGDSYQPAENKYRLTRKALELLTVYDYPVHVLTKSTLVKRDFDLLKKINDKKRVIVSFSFSSADDKISKVFEPGVPPPSERLEVMRFFKENGIAIGMFLLPVIPFITDKPDVMHETVRKASDVGVDFIIFGGMTLKDGKQKDYFFRTLQRSYPELVVDYHNIYKDDKWGNAVGEYYDSINQIFYAITKEYKIPRRIPPYLYSDILSENDLVIVILEHIDYLLKLQGKKSSYGFAAYSISKLKQPLSSMKNDLQSINGVGKVTDGIIREILNTGRSSYYEKLLIG
- a CDS encoding methyltransferase, which produces MKTKKPYKTFLYNGLLIGLHPEVYEPAEDTFQLLEAIKIKKHDSVLEIGTGCGIIALECSRRGTNVVCTDVNPHAVEITKHNYLKNKTLLNGKIDVRRGDLFSVVKPNEKFDVIIFNPPYLPTKSEERTGGTGWFDVATDSGRDGLFLTRKFIREVAKYLREKGRAYFVFSSLADRKKLDDYLARSKLKSEVVLSRWFNDEQIDIYCLSN